In Nocardioides sp., a genomic segment contains:
- a CDS encoding metallopeptidase family protein, producing MSRGDVEGPRPRRIRDRRGRGMRGPAVGSLLPGRPARPTAREVFDELTLRVVAEYDARWHDRLGLVEYAVEDTPLLPDDWSDPVPLASLLRGTGSEPDRIVLFRRPIEARCAGRADLEAGVRSLLAEQLAAILGLDPDEVDPRYSG from the coding sequence GTGAGTCGAGGCGATGTGGAGGGCCCGCGTCCTCGACGCATCCGCGATCGTCGCGGTCGCGGCATGCGGGGTCCCGCGGTGGGGTCGCTGCTGCCCGGGCGGCCGGCGCGACCGACCGCACGCGAGGTCTTCGACGAGCTGACGCTGCGAGTGGTGGCGGAGTACGACGCCCGTTGGCACGACCGACTCGGGCTCGTGGAGTACGCCGTGGAGGACACCCCGTTGTTGCCCGATGACTGGAGCGACCCGGTCCCGCTGGCTTCGCTGCTGCGTGGGACCGGGAGCGAGCCCGACCGGATCGTGCTGTTCCGTCGTCCGATCGAGGCACGCTGCGCCGGTCGGGCCGATCTGGAGGCGGGCGTACGGTCCCTGCTCGCCGAGCAACTCGCGGCGATCCTCGGCCTC
- a CDS encoding DUF3499 domain-containing protein, protein MSLSRRCSRTACGRNAVATLTYVYADQTAVLGPLSTYAEPHAYDLCAQHADRLSVPRGWDVLRLAPVSEDPGPTTDDLLALADAVREAGRPAPQPQQIQEPPTKHGVRRGHLRALATD, encoded by the coding sequence GTGAGTCTGTCGCGTCGTTGTTCTCGCACTGCGTGCGGTCGCAATGCCGTCGCCACGCTTACCTATGTGTACGCCGACCAGACCGCCGTCCTCGGTCCGTTGTCCACCTACGCCGAGCCCCATGCGTACGACCTGTGTGCCCAGCACGCCGACCGGCTCTCGGTCCCTCGCGGCTGGGACGTGCTGCGCCTGGCCCCGGTGAGCGAGGACCCCGGGCCCACGACCGACGACCTGCTCGCGCTGGCCGATGCCGTACGCGAGGCCGGGCGACCGGCACCGCAACCCCAGCAGATCCAGGAGCCGCCCACCAAGCACGGTGTCCGGCGCGGCCATCTGCGCGCGTTGGCCACCGACTGA
- a CDS encoding phosphomannomutase/phosphoglucomutase: MPDDSYTDEQLDAVFKAYDVRGLVGSQIDERLATRVGMAFVEVLGADSVVVGHDMRPSSPSLAGAFAAGATHAGADVTMIGLASTDQLYYASGAFGMPGAMFTASHNPAAYNGIKLCRSEARPVGMESGLREIRDALLSSARAPHAREGLIRRRDALAAYALHLLTLAPVSGRRLKVVADAGNGMAGHTAPAVFARLGEAQVDLIPLYFELDGTFPNHDANPLDPTTLVDLQERVLAEGADIGLAFDGDADRCFVVDERGELVSPSTLTALIATRELAKEPGATIIHNLITSRAVPEIVAESGGTPVRTRVGHSYIKQQMAETGAVFGGEHSGHFYFRDFWRADSGMLAALHTLAALAQTEQPLSVLLSRFERYVSSGEINSEVADVDAARARVEEHFADYDGVTLDHLDGLTATHADWTVNVRPSNTEPLLRLNVEGADAATMVTLRDETLDLIRSAS; this comes from the coding sequence GTGCCAGACGACAGTTATACCGACGAGCAACTCGACGCGGTCTTCAAGGCCTACGACGTGCGCGGCCTGGTGGGTTCGCAGATCGACGAGCGACTCGCCACCCGAGTCGGGATGGCGTTCGTCGAGGTGCTGGGGGCGGACAGCGTCGTGGTGGGCCACGACATGCGGCCCAGTTCACCCAGCCTGGCGGGAGCATTCGCGGCGGGTGCGACCCATGCGGGTGCCGACGTGACGATGATCGGGCTGGCATCCACCGACCAGCTCTATTACGCCAGCGGCGCGTTCGGGATGCCCGGGGCGATGTTCACCGCCAGCCACAACCCGGCTGCCTACAACGGCATCAAGTTGTGTCGCTCCGAGGCTCGCCCGGTCGGGATGGAGTCGGGTCTGCGTGAGATCCGCGACGCGCTGCTGTCCTCGGCGCGGGCACCCCACGCACGAGAGGGCCTGATTCGCCGCCGCGACGCCCTCGCCGCGTACGCCCTGCACCTGCTCACCCTGGCACCGGTCTCCGGCCGCCGCCTCAAGGTCGTGGCCGATGCCGGGAACGGGATGGCCGGGCACACCGCGCCCGCCGTGTTCGCCCGCCTGGGCGAGGCGCAGGTCGACCTGATCCCCCTCTACTTCGAACTCGACGGCACCTTCCCCAACCACGACGCCAATCCGCTCGACCCGACCACGCTCGTCGATCTGCAAGAGCGTGTCCTGGCCGAGGGCGCGGACATCGGCCTGGCGTTCGACGGTGATGCCGACCGCTGCTTCGTGGTCGACGAGCGCGGGGAGTTGGTCTCCCCATCCACGCTGACCGCGCTGATCGCGACTCGCGAACTCGCCAAAGAACCCGGCGCCACGATCATCCACAACCTGATCACCAGTCGCGCCGTGCCCGAGATCGTCGCCGAGTCGGGTGGTACGCCGGTCCGCACCCGGGTCGGGCACTCCTACATCAAGCAGCAGATGGCCGAGACCGGCGCCGTGTTCGGAGGCGAGCACTCGGGGCACTTCTACTTCCGAGACTTCTGGCGGGCCGACAGCGGCATGCTGGCGGCGTTGCACACCTTGGCGGCGCTGGCGCAGACCGAGCAGCCGTTGTCGGTGCTGTTGTCCCGCTTCGAGCGGTACGTCTCCAGTGGCGAGATCAACAGCGAAGTCGCGGACGTCGACGCGGCGCGCGCTCGTGTCGAGGAACACTTCGCCGACTACGACGGCGTCACCCTGGACCACCTCGACGGGCTCACTGCCACCCACGCCGACTGGACGGTCAACGTACGCCCGTCCAACACCGAGCCGTTGCTGCGCCTCAACGTCGAGGGAGCCGATGCTGCCACCATGGTCACCCTGCGTGACGAGACCCTCGACCTGATCCGGAGTGCCTCATGA
- a CDS encoding Trm112 family protein, which yields MIDPRLREIIRCPQCHGDLTDAPDELLCATCALAYPIRGEIPVLLVDEARTTR from the coding sequence ATGATCGACCCCCGCCTGCGCGAGATCATCCGTTGCCCCCAGTGCCACGGCGATCTGACCGATGCGCCTGACGAACTGCTCTGCGCCACCTGCGCTCTGGCCTACCCCATCCGCGGTGAGATCCCGGTCTTGCTGGTCGACGAAGCCCGTACGACCCGCTGA
- a CDS encoding SIS domain-containing protein, with protein MASWFDDSRLDDARILERHDTVLRQLAESGARVRRDAAEAEAALREALIAQREAARPRAVLAAGPDARLLRAVLEQTCPVPFVAWPHPALPGWVGGLDLVVVLAPEGSDRGAAAAVAEAVRRGCQLVVVAPERSLVAEHAVGRWVTLLPTVTGDPLGTAVVMLDYLARLALGPTSDAEDVATALDAVATACSPHRDLAVNPAKMSAIALADATPVVWGGSVLAARAARRVAESLRRTTGRSAVAGELGQVLPLIEGAPLRDVFADPFAEDAPSAPPVLLILEDGAEEPWVREDRGRLLAAAQQRGVRVETLRSDRATEVARYADLLLQGTYAAEYLRLGLIEETP; from the coding sequence ATGGCCTCCTGGTTCGACGACTCCCGGCTCGACGACGCGCGGATCCTCGAGCGTCACGACACAGTGCTGCGCCAGTTGGCAGAGTCCGGCGCCCGGGTACGGCGCGATGCGGCCGAAGCCGAGGCAGCCCTGCGCGAGGCACTGATCGCCCAGCGCGAGGCGGCGCGGCCCCGAGCCGTGCTGGCCGCCGGCCCGGATGCCCGGCTGTTGCGCGCGGTGCTGGAGCAGACCTGCCCCGTGCCGTTCGTGGCGTGGCCCCATCCGGCGCTGCCAGGCTGGGTCGGTGGGCTCGACCTGGTCGTGGTGCTGGCCCCCGAGGGCAGCGACCGAGGTGCCGCCGCAGCAGTAGCCGAAGCGGTCCGACGTGGCTGCCAACTCGTCGTGGTGGCCCCTGAGCGCTCGCTGGTGGCCGAGCACGCGGTGGGCCGCTGGGTGACCCTGCTGCCGACGGTCACCGGGGATCCGCTCGGCACCGCAGTCGTGATGCTCGACTACCTGGCCCGCCTGGCGCTCGGTCCGACCTCGGATGCCGAGGACGTGGCCACCGCCCTGGACGCCGTCGCGACCGCCTGCTCGCCGCACCGCGATCTGGCCGTGAACCCGGCGAAGATGAGCGCCATCGCGCTTGCCGATGCCACCCCGGTGGTGTGGGGCGGCTCGGTGCTTGCTGCACGCGCCGCGCGCCGCGTCGCCGAATCCTTGCGGCGGACGACAGGTCGCAGCGCCGTGGCGGGGGAGTTGGGACAGGTGTTGCCCCTGATCGAGGGTGCGCCGCTGCGTGACGTCTTCGCCGACCCGTTCGCCGAGGATGCGCCGTCGGCGCCGCCGGTGCTGCTGATCCTCGAGGACGGCGCGGAGGAACCCTGGGTTCGTGAGGACCGCGGACGACTGCTTGCCGCGGCCCAGCAGCGTGGCGTACGCGTCGAGACGCTGCGCAGTGACCGGGCGACCGAGGTCGCACGCTACGCCGACCTTTTGCTTCAAGGCACCTATGCCGCCGAGTATCTACGCCTCGGTCTGATTGAGGAGACACCATGA
- a CDS encoding DUF808 domain-containing protein, giving the protein MSAGLFGLLDDIAALARIAAASVDDVGAAAGRASAKAAGVVVDDTAVTPQYLQGSAAERELPIIKKIAIGSLRNKLLFILPAAVLLGQFLPQLLPVILIFGGGFLAYEGAHKVHERLSGHDTAAEQDISGQGEFTPEHEKATIAGAIRTDFILSAEIMVIALKEVVSGDPDAGIWMRAIVLTVVAIMITFLVYGVVALIVKMDDVGLSLAKRESALSQRIGLGLVAAMPRLLAAISLIGTLAMLWVGGHIFLVSLYEIGGHDGLLDGTALGHALHAPYALVHDWEGSVHDAIGGALGSLAGWLVNTLLSAVVGLVVGFVVFYVLRLFGVGGHGDDAHADAASAQAH; this is encoded by the coding sequence ATGAGCGCCGGACTGTTCGGACTGCTGGACGACATCGCCGCGCTCGCGCGGATCGCGGCCGCATCCGTCGACGATGTCGGCGCTGCCGCCGGTCGCGCCTCGGCCAAGGCGGCCGGTGTGGTGGTCGACGACACCGCGGTGACCCCGCAATACCTGCAAGGTTCCGCCGCCGAACGCGAACTCCCGATCATCAAGAAGATCGCGATCGGCTCCCTGCGCAACAAGTTGCTGTTCATCCTGCCTGCGGCGGTGCTGCTGGGGCAGTTCCTTCCTCAGTTGTTGCCGGTGATCTTGATCTTCGGTGGCGGCTTCTTGGCCTACGAAGGCGCGCACAAGGTCCACGAGCGACTCAGCGGGCACGACACCGCCGCCGAGCAGGACATCTCGGGTCAAGGTGAGTTCACCCCCGAGCACGAGAAGGCCACGATCGCCGGTGCCATCCGCACCGACTTCATCCTCTCGGCCGAGATCATGGTGATCGCGCTGAAGGAGGTCGTCAGCGGCGATCCGGACGCCGGCATCTGGATGCGCGCGATCGTGCTCACGGTCGTGGCGATCATGATCACGTTCTTGGTGTACGGCGTGGTCGCGCTGATCGTGAAGATGGACGACGTCGGTCTCTCGCTGGCCAAGCGAGAGTCGGCGTTGAGCCAGCGCATCGGACTCGGTCTGGTCGCGGCGATGCCCAGACTGTTGGCCGCGATCTCGCTGATCGGCACCTTGGCGATGCTGTGGGTGGGTGGTCATATCTTCTTGGTGTCCCTGTACGAGATCGGTGGTCACGACGGCCTGCTCGACGGCACCGCGCTCGGGCATGCCCTGCACGCCCCGTACGCCCTCGTCCACGACTGGGAGGGATCGGTCCACGACGCCATCGGAGGTGCGCTCGGGTCGTTGGCCGGCTGGCTGGTCAACACCTTGCTGTCCGCCGTGGTCGGCCTGGTGGTCGGCTTCGTCGTCTTCTATGTCCTGCGCCTGTTCGGCGTGGGAGGACACGGCGACGACGCGCACGCGGACGCGGCCAGCGCCCAGGCGCACTGA
- the ahcY gene encoding adenosylhomocysteinase produces the protein MDFKVADLTLAEFGRKEIELAEHEMPGLMAMRERYGADQPLKGARIAGSLHMTIQTAVLIETLVDLGADVRWATCNIFSTQDHAAAAVVVGRDGTVDAPAGTPVFAWKGETLAQYWDEAEKVFDFTDADGNRVGPNMLLDDGGDITLLVHKGVEYEKAGVVPPLDSTDNEEFKEVLRVLARSLAADPQRWTRIAADIKGVTEETTTGVHRLYERFKEGSLLFPAINVNDSVTKSKFDNKYGCRHSLVDGINRATDVMIGGKVAVVCGYGDVGKGSAESLRGQGARVIVTEIDPICALQAAMDGYEVRRLESVVETADIFVTTTGNFDIIKVEHFERMKNQAIVGNIGHFDNEIDMSGLAQIPGIVKDEIKPQVHQWIFPGENGQAGKKIIVLSEGRLLNLGNATGHPSFVMSNSFTNQVLAQIEVFTKADEYPIGVHVLPKHLDEEVARLHLDSLGVELTELTKEQAEYIGVAVEGPYKPEHYRY, from the coding sequence ATGGACTTCAAGGTCGCAGACCTCACGCTCGCCGAGTTCGGCCGCAAGGAGATCGAGCTCGCCGAGCACGAGATGCCCGGCCTGATGGCGATGCGCGAGCGCTACGGCGCTGACCAGCCGCTCAAGGGTGCTCGCATCGCCGGCTCGTTGCACATGACCATCCAGACCGCCGTCCTGATCGAGACGCTGGTCGACCTCGGCGCCGACGTGCGCTGGGCCACCTGCAATATCTTCTCCACCCAGGACCACGCCGCCGCAGCGGTCGTCGTGGGTCGCGACGGCACCGTCGACGCCCCGGCCGGCACCCCGGTGTTCGCCTGGAAGGGCGAGACGCTCGCCCAGTACTGGGACGAGGCCGAGAAGGTCTTCGACTTCACCGACGCCGACGGCAACCGCGTCGGCCCCAACATGCTGCTCGACGACGGCGGCGACATCACCCTGCTCGTGCACAAGGGTGTCGAGTACGAGAAGGCCGGCGTCGTGCCGCCGCTCGACTCCACCGACAACGAGGAGTTCAAGGAGGTCCTCCGGGTCCTCGCGCGCTCCCTCGCAGCCGACCCCCAGCGCTGGACCCGAATCGCCGCGGACATCAAGGGTGTCACCGAGGAGACCACGACCGGCGTCCACCGCCTCTACGAGCGCTTCAAGGAAGGCTCGCTGCTCTTCCCGGCGATCAACGTCAACGACTCGGTGACCAAGTCCAAGTTCGACAACAAGTACGGCTGCCGCCACTCGCTGGTCGACGGCATCAACCGCGCCACCGACGTGATGATCGGCGGCAAGGTCGCGGTCGTGTGCGGCTACGGCGACGTCGGCAAGGGCTCGGCTGAGTCTTTGCGCGGCCAGGGTGCTCGCGTCATCGTCACCGAGATCGACCCGATCTGCGCGCTCCAGGCCGCGATGGACGGCTACGAGGTCCGCCGCCTCGAGTCGGTCGTCGAGACCGCCGACATCTTCGTCACCACGACCGGCAACTTCGACATCATCAAGGTCGAGCACTTCGAGCGGATGAAGAACCAGGCCATCGTCGGCAACATCGGCCACTTCGACAACGAGATCGACATGAGCGGTCTGGCTCAGATCCCGGGCATCGTCAAGGACGAGATCAAGCCGCAGGTCCACCAGTGGATCTTCCCCGGCGAGAACGGTCAGGCCGGCAAGAAGATCATCGTCTTGTCGGAGGGCCGCCTGCTCAACCTGGGCAACGCGACCGGACACCCCTCGTTCGTGATGTCGAACTCCTTCACCAACCAGGTGCTGGCCCAGATCGAGGTCTTCACCAAGGCCGACGAGTACCCCATCGGCGTACACGTGCTGCCCAAGCATCTCGACGAGGAGGTGGCACGCCTGCACCTGGACTCGCTGGGCGTGGAGCTCACCGAACTCACCAAGGAGCAGGCCGAATACATCGGCGTCGCGGTCGAAGGCCCCTACAAGCCGGAGCACTACCGCTACTGA
- the mtrA gene encoding MtrAB system response regulator MtrA produces MTVDSSGGVRGRILVVDDDASLAEMLTIVLRQEGFESRVCARGDEALDAFHDYRPDLVLLDLMLPGADGIDVCRQIRMESGVPIVMLTAKSDTIDIVVGLESGADDYVVKPFKPKELVARIRARVRRNSAVEGETISVGDVSIDVAGHAVTRDGEPISLTPLEFDLLLCLARKPWQVFTREVLLEQVWGYRHAADTRLVNVHVQRLRSKVEHDPENPEIVLTVRGVGYKAGAHNAGAS; encoded by the coding sequence ATGACCGTTGACTCGTCCGGGGGAGTACGAGGCCGGATCCTCGTCGTCGACGACGACGCGTCCCTGGCCGAGATGCTCACGATCGTGTTGCGCCAGGAAGGCTTCGAGTCCCGCGTATGTGCCCGCGGGGACGAAGCCCTCGACGCGTTCCACGACTACCGCCCCGACCTCGTCCTGCTGGACCTGATGCTGCCCGGTGCCGACGGCATCGACGTATGCCGTCAGATCCGGATGGAGTCCGGCGTACCCATCGTGATGCTCACCGCCAAGAGCGACACGATCGACATCGTGGTGGGGTTGGAGAGCGGTGCGGACGACTATGTCGTCAAGCCGTTCAAGCCCAAGGAGTTGGTGGCGCGGATCCGCGCCCGGGTCCGCCGCAACTCGGCCGTCGAGGGGGAGACGATCTCGGTCGGCGACGTCAGCATCGACGTGGCCGGGCACGCGGTGACGCGCGACGGCGAGCCGATCAGCCTGACGCCGTTGGAGTTCGACCTGCTGCTGTGCCTGGCGCGCAAGCCCTGGCAGGTGTTCACCCGTGAGGTGCTGCTGGAACAGGTCTGGGGCTACCGCCATGCGGCGGATACCCGCCTGGTCAATGTGCATGTGCAGCGATTGCGCTCCAAGGTCGAGCACGATCCGGAGAATCCCGAGATCGTGCTGACCGTGCGCGGCGTCGGCTACAAGGCGGGCGCCCACAACGCGGGTGCGTCCTGA
- the mtrB gene encoding MtrAB system histidine kinase MtrB: MQARVVASTVLLSAIVTTAVGWFLLQNTRDGLVDQRVNAVLRETGTERNEAVNALVRVPGNQSDVGTQLRELVDPIIERGAARDFKVVLTGPVGMQRPLTEGGTHYSDGLDPDSVPDSMLRAFAAPSAPKWTYTEIRTIAADGTEDQTPGIVTGTQFQLPADNNNLYTLYFLFPMSEEQKTLALVTRSALTAGIFLLVLVAGVTWLVTRQVVTPIRMARRVAERLAAGGLQERLRVSGEDDLARLATSFNQMASNLQRQIRQLEELSRVQRRFVADVSHELRTPLTTVRMAGDVLHDARTEFDPATARAAELLQKELDRFETLLADLLEISRFDAGAAQLDLDDVNLVDVAHRIADMTRPLAQQRGVQVVVRSPQRACLAEADVRRVERIVRNLVTNAIDHAESQDVVVTVDSADDAAAISVRDYGVGLDAAETAMVFNRFWRSDPARARTSGGTGLGLAIALEDAHLHGGWLQAWGRRGAGAQFRLTLPRHAGDRLRHSPLPLVPADAQERV; the protein is encoded by the coding sequence TTGCAGGCGCGCGTCGTCGCGAGCACCGTCTTGCTGTCGGCGATCGTCACGACGGCTGTCGGCTGGTTCCTGTTGCAGAACACCCGCGACGGACTGGTGGACCAGCGCGTCAACGCGGTGCTGCGTGAGACCGGCACCGAACGAAACGAGGCGGTCAACGCACTGGTCCGCGTCCCCGGCAACCAGAGCGATGTCGGGACCCAATTGCGAGAACTCGTCGACCCGATCATCGAGCGGGGAGCGGCGCGCGACTTCAAGGTCGTCCTGACCGGACCTGTCGGGATGCAACGGCCCCTGACCGAGGGCGGCACCCATTACAGCGACGGGCTCGACCCCGACAGCGTGCCCGACTCGATGCTGCGCGCGTTCGCCGCCCCGAGCGCTCCCAAGTGGACCTACACCGAGATCCGCACCATCGCGGCCGACGGCACCGAGGACCAGACGCCCGGCATCGTGACCGGCACCCAGTTCCAACTGCCGGCAGACAACAACAATCTCTACACCCTCTACTTCCTCTTCCCGATGTCGGAGGAGCAGAAGACGCTGGCCCTGGTGACCCGCAGTGCTCTCACGGCCGGCATCTTCTTGCTGGTCCTGGTGGCCGGGGTGACCTGGCTGGTCACCCGACAGGTCGTGACCCCGATCCGGATGGCGCGACGTGTGGCCGAGCGATTGGCCGCCGGTGGTCTGCAGGAGCGTCTGCGGGTCAGCGGCGAGGACGATCTGGCCAGATTGGCGACCTCGTTCAACCAGATGGCCTCCAACCTTCAGCGCCAGATCCGCCAGCTTGAGGAACTCAGCCGAGTCCAGCGCCGGTTCGTGGCTGACGTGTCGCACGAGTTGCGCACCCCCTTGACGACCGTACGGATGGCCGGCGACGTCTTGCACGATGCGCGCACCGAGTTCGACCCGGCCACGGCGCGCGCGGCGGAGTTGTTGCAGAAGGAACTCGATCGCTTCGAGACCCTGCTCGCCGACCTGCTGGAGATCAGTCGTTTCGACGCGGGTGCCGCACAACTCGACCTCGACGACGTCAACCTCGTCGACGTGGCGCATCGCATCGCCGACATGACCCGGCCGCTGGCGCAGCAGCGTGGCGTGCAGGTTGTCGTACGGTCCCCGCAGCGGGCCTGCCTGGCGGAGGCCGACGTACGCCGGGTCGAGCGGATCGTGCGCAACCTGGTCACCAACGCCATCGACCACGCCGAGTCACAAGACGTCGTCGTCACCGTGGACAGTGCGGACGATGCGGCGGCGATCTCCGTACGCGACTATGGCGTCGGCCTCGACGCGGCGGAGACCGCGATGGTGTTCAACCGGTTCTGGCGTTCCGATCCGGCCCGGGCACGCACGAGTGGTGGCACCGGACTCGGTCTCGCGATCGCGCTGGAGGACGCGCACCTGCACGGTGGCTGGTTGCAGGCCTGGGGTCGGCGTGGTGCGGGTGCGCAATTCCGGTTGACCCTGCCGCGCCACGCCGGGGATCGGTTGCGGCACAGCCCGTTGCCTCTCGTTCCCGCCGATGCGCAGGAGAGGGTCTGA
- a CDS encoding LpqB family beta-propeller domain-containing protein — MRRLSLLLLIVLALTGCVRLPSSGPVVEATDVGGSGQRVDCCYLPNPPRVGETTSQIAAHFLEAMTATPLQTTVAQQFLTARAREQWRPERSTLIYGSVAIRGQRQVSITLRDVYEVDEHGTYRRTDRSRSLVFGMERESGEWRISGVPDALIVPATWASDNIETANAYFVDPTSRVLVPEPIHVPRGDGFATALMESLLAGPGRRREGVMQSFLPANLSLGLSVPVDADGTAMVELEGDASGISADQAELMATQIAWTLRQDTTIRRIKLTADGRTLPGQPTEISLQTGDQLDPAAFGASTRLWGIRQGRVVSGTVTMLDPVVGKLGRSDFGLRSLAVSLRGTEIAGVSGDGTAVLRGPVGAGQVDEVVSAASDLLPPAWDVQGRLWLLDRTPVGTQVSVILDSDQAPLPVPGLLPGRVANFVVSRDGTRLVGLVRGERRDRLVSYRIETRVNGAPRLVTPVALGTGASPRLRRIRDIAWRTPTTLAVLAPLGELSQLRTLNIDGSPSGLQSWPTLAKEFANLAGAPDPDTEFLATYPGYVTLPYASSRQLVAVDVDASSLTYVG; from the coding sequence ATGCGTCGACTCTCCTTGCTGTTGCTGATCGTGCTCGCCCTGACGGGGTGCGTACGCCTGCCCAGCAGCGGACCCGTGGTGGAGGCCACGGACGTGGGCGGGTCCGGGCAGCGGGTCGACTGCTGCTATCTGCCCAACCCGCCACGGGTGGGCGAGACGACCAGCCAGATCGCGGCGCACTTCCTCGAAGCGATGACCGCCACTCCGTTGCAGACGACGGTGGCCCAACAGTTCCTCACGGCGCGAGCGCGTGAGCAGTGGCGCCCCGAGCGGTCCACCCTGATCTACGGCAGTGTCGCGATCAGAGGTCAACGTCAGGTGTCGATCACCCTGCGTGATGTCTACGAGGTGGACGAACACGGCACCTATCGCCGTACGGATCGCAGTCGCAGCCTCGTCTTCGGCATGGAGCGGGAGTCCGGGGAATGGCGGATCAGCGGCGTGCCGGACGCGCTGATCGTCCCCGCGACCTGGGCCAGCGACAACATCGAGACCGCCAACGCCTATTTCGTCGACCCCACCAGCCGGGTCTTGGTGCCGGAACCGATCCACGTGCCGCGCGGGGACGGCTTCGCGACCGCGTTGATGGAGAGCCTGCTCGCCGGGCCCGGTCGGCGACGCGAGGGCGTGATGCAGAGCTTCCTCCCGGCCAACCTCAGCCTCGGCCTGTCGGTCCCGGTCGACGCGGACGGCACCGCGATGGTCGAGTTGGAGGGGGACGCGTCCGGAATCTCGGCCGATCAGGCCGAGTTGATGGCGACGCAGATCGCATGGACGCTGCGCCAGGACACCACGATCCGCAGGATCAAACTCACCGCAGATGGTCGCACCCTGCCCGGACAGCCGACCGAGATCTCTCTGCAGACCGGGGACCAGTTGGACCCTGCGGCCTTCGGTGCCTCGACCCGACTCTGGGGGATTCGGCAGGGACGAGTCGTCTCAGGCACGGTCACGATGCTCGACCCGGTCGTCGGGAAGCTCGGGCGCAGTGATTTCGGCCTGCGCAGCCTGGCGGTCAGTCTCCGCGGCACCGAGATCGCCGGTGTGTCCGGCGACGGCACGGCGGTTCTGCGCGGTCCCGTCGGTGCCGGGCAGGTCGACGAGGTGGTCAGTGCCGCCTCAGACCTGCTGCCGCCCGCGTGGGACGTGCAGGGCCGACTCTGGCTTCTGGACCGCACTCCGGTCGGCACGCAGGTGAGCGTGATCCTCGACTCCGATCAGGCGCCACTGCCGGTGCCGGGACTTCTACCCGGTCGGGTGGCGAACTTCGTGGTGTCGCGTGACGGCACCCGTCTGGTGGGGCTGGTGCGTGGCGAACGCCGCGATCGGCTGGTGAGCTATCGGATCGAGACCCGCGTCAACGGTGCCCCTCGGCTCGTCACTCCGGTCGCGCTCGGAACGGGGGCGAGCCCGCGCCTGCGGCGGATCCGCGACATCGCCTGGCGCACCCCGACAACCTTGGCGGTGCTTGCGCCCCTCGGCGAGTTGTCCCAACTGCGCACCTTGAACATCGACGGGTCACCGTCTGGTCTGCAGAGTTGGCCGACCCTGGCCAAGGAGTTCGCGAACCTTGCCGGCGCGCCCGATCCCGACACTGAATTCCTGGCGACGTACCCGGGCTACGTAACCTTGCCCTACGCCTCCAGCCGCCAGTTGGTGGCGGTCGACGTCGACGCTTCGAGCCTCACCTACGTCGGCTGA
- a CDS encoding ComF family protein — protein sequence MASAAEPGWLRDGLRDVLAGSRCLGCERPGRLLCPSCGATLRSPARRVEPQPCPPGLARCWAAWDYSGLAKDVINGHKEHSYFGLRTPLARTLADVVVAASAPAVDPVVLVPIPSARATTRARGYAPLQVVVRMAASRLRAQGHEVRTQTLLRPWCPARDQVGLNASQRYANLRDSLVCDSAAVRRLGRRQSRAWVVLCDDVITTGATAYEAQRALVAAGLRPASIAAIAATQRTWQPRA from the coding sequence ATGGCGAGTGCGGCCGAGCCGGGGTGGTTGCGCGACGGACTGCGCGACGTGCTGGCCGGGTCGCGTTGTCTGGGTTGTGAGCGTCCCGGTCGGTTGCTGTGTCCTTCGTGCGGTGCCACCCTGCGCTCGCCCGCCCGGCGGGTCGAGCCTCAGCCGTGTCCGCCCGGGCTGGCGCGGTGTTGGGCGGCTTGGGACTACTCGGGGCTGGCCAAGGACGTGATCAACGGACACAAGGAGCACTCCTACTTCGGGTTGCGTACCCCGCTGGCACGAACACTCGCCGACGTGGTCGTGGCGGCCTCGGCGCCCGCCGTCGACCCGGTCGTACTCGTGCCCATCCCGAGTGCGCGGGCCACCACTCGGGCACGCGGATACGCACCGCTGCAGGTGGTGGTTCGGATGGCCGCGAGCCGGTTGCGAGCCCAGGGGCACGAGGTCAGGACGCAGACCCTGCTCCGGCCCTGGTGCCCCGCGCGAGACCAGGTGGGGCTCAACGCCTCGCAGCGGTATGCCAACCTGCGCGATTCGCTGGTCTGCGACAGTGCCGCAGTCCGTCGGCTCGGGCGACGGCAGTCTCGCGCCTGGGTGGTGTTGTGCGACGACGTCATCACCACCGGCGCCACGGCGTACGAAGCCCAGCGCGCGCTCGTCGCGGCGGGTCTGCGGCCGGCTTCGATCGCGGCGATCGCTGCCACGCAACGCACCTGGCAGCCCCGCGCGTGA